A genomic stretch from Helianthus annuus cultivar XRQ/B chromosome 1, HanXRQr2.0-SUNRISE, whole genome shotgun sequence includes:
- the LOC110873423 gene encoding uncharacterized protein LOC110873423 isoform X4 has protein sequence MMTRGAIMWFLLLLLMPVMLSNACPSESFSPANSTRWELLEAVADQIHIEDGLMIRTKESYRYYFWDLYKSVPRSQRLEIVNKMSESLKEVAFRDRRFDMVGLILFGPDKGRSFLRIRHDKRPEPVNVLGYIQCVRTLDDLFEKHCGPSCFRGLRHTRSRANLCSLATKEAIEEAMILACGMNFIEPEPQQQVPYGYLAFGSGLHVLEVTAIFLSSPSAMVAVASCLALNYVISSIITPMLFKKKELPWENFTDGWTRDQVAKWVSCPGFKEWMIKNYHRIIILPDTSHDE, from the exons ATGATGACTCGTGGTGCTATTATGTGGTTTCTGCTTCTTCTGCTAATGCCGGTGATGCTTAGTAACGCATGTCCGTCCGAATCGTTTTCTCCTGCAAACAGCACTAGATGGGAACTACTTGAAGCCGTCGCTGACCAGATTCACATCGAGGATGGGCTTATGATAAGAACAAAGGAAAGTTATCGATACTACTTTTGGGATCTT TACAAAAGTGTACCCAGATCACAAAGGCTTGAAATTGTTAACAAGATGAGCGAGAGTTTGAAAGAAGTGGCATTCCGGGATAGGAGGTTTGACATGGTTGGGTTGATTTTATTTGGACCGGACAAGGGTCGGTCATTCCTCCGTATTAGACATGATAAGCGACCTGAACCTGTGAATGTGTTGGGTTACATCCAATGTGTCCGAACTCTA GATGACTTATTTGAAAAGCATTGTGGTCCGTCCTGTTTTAGGGGCCTGAGGCACACACGTTCCAGAGCAAACTTGTGCTCTTTGGCAACCAAGGAGGCAATCGAGGAAGCAATGATCCTTGCTTGTGGCATGAACTTCATCGAGCCTG AGCCACAACAGCAAGTGCCATATGGATATCTTGCATTCGGAAGTGGTTTGCATGTTCTTGAAGTCACAGCTATATTTCTG AGCTCTCCGTCGGCTATGGTAGCAGTTGCTTCTTGTTTAGCACTAAATTATGTGATCAGTTCTATCAT AACTCCAATGTTATTTAAGAAGAAAGAGTTGCCATGGGAAAACTTCACAGACGGTTGGACTAGAGATCAAGTTGCCAAGTGGGTATCTTGCCCTGGATTCAAAGAGTGGATGATTAAGAACTACCACAGAATCATAATCCTTCCGGATACTAGTCATGATGAATGA
- the LOC110938482 gene encoding legumain-like, whose translation MVLYVSACHSGSMFSDYDTRYRRINVYIMTSCLPDEVSSKVMKSDEQNTHFSTQFGVAWTKDSDKYNRSKRTLQQQYHKVKFSLASPRKPSTAMQYGQKIF comes from the exons ATG GTTCTATATGTATCTGCTTGTCATAGCGGAAGCATGTTCTCGGATTACGACACTAGGTACAGGAGGATAAACGTCTACATAATGACCTCCTGTCTTCCTGATGAAGTTTCTTCTAAGGTTATGAAGTCAGATGAACAAAATACCCATTTCAGCACTCAGTTTGGAGTTGCCTGGACCAAAGACAG CGATAAATACAACAGAAGTAAAAGGACCCTTCAACAACAATATCACAAG GTTAAGTTTAGTCTTGCTTCTCCAAGAAAGCCTTCAACTGCCATGCAATATGGGCAAAAAATATTTTAG
- the LOC110873423 gene encoding uncharacterized protein LOC110873423 isoform X3, with the protein MMTRGAIMWFLLLLLMPVMLSNACPSESFSPANSTRWELLEAVADQIHIEDGLMIRTKESYRYYFWDLYKSVPRSQRLEIVNKMSESLKEVAFRDRRFDMVGLILFGPDKGRSFLRIRHDKRPEPVNVLGYIQCVRTLVCSTSYNDDLFEKHCGPSCFRGLRHTRSRANLCSLATKEAIEEAMILACGMNFIEPEPQQQVPYGYLAFGSGLHVLEVTAIFLSSPSAMVAVASCLALNYVISSIITPMLFKKKELPWENFTDGWTRDQVAKWVSCPGFKEWMIKNYHRIIILPDTSHDE; encoded by the exons ATGATGACTCGTGGTGCTATTATGTGGTTTCTGCTTCTTCTGCTAATGCCGGTGATGCTTAGTAACGCATGTCCGTCCGAATCGTTTTCTCCTGCAAACAGCACTAGATGGGAACTACTTGAAGCCGTCGCTGACCAGATTCACATCGAGGATGGGCTTATGATAAGAACAAAGGAAAGTTATCGATACTACTTTTGGGATCTT TACAAAAGTGTACCCAGATCACAAAGGCTTGAAATTGTTAACAAGATGAGCGAGAGTTTGAAAGAAGTGGCATTCCGGGATAGGAGGTTTGACATGGTTGGGTTGATTTTATTTGGACCGGACAAGGGTCGGTCATTCCTCCGTATTAGACATGATAAGCGACCTGAACCTGTGAATGTGTTGGGTTACATCCAATGTGTCCGAACTCTAGTATGTTCAACCTCATATAAT GATGACTTATTTGAAAAGCATTGTGGTCCGTCCTGTTTTAGGGGCCTGAGGCACACACGTTCCAGAGCAAACTTGTGCTCTTTGGCAACCAAGGAGGCAATCGAGGAAGCAATGATCCTTGCTTGTGGCATGAACTTCATCGAGCCTG AGCCACAACAGCAAGTGCCATATGGATATCTTGCATTCGGAAGTGGTTTGCATGTTCTTGAAGTCACAGCTATATTTCTG AGCTCTCCGTCGGCTATGGTAGCAGTTGCTTCTTGTTTAGCACTAAATTATGTGATCAGTTCTATCAT AACTCCAATGTTATTTAAGAAGAAAGAGTTGCCATGGGAAAACTTCACAGACGGTTGGACTAGAGATCAAGTTGCCAAGTGGGTATCTTGCCCTGGATTCAAAGAGTGGATGATTAAGAACTACCACAGAATCATAATCCTTCCGGATACTAGTCATGATGAATGA
- the LOC110873423 gene encoding uncharacterized protein LOC110873423 isoform X1, with protein MLIAAASMMTRGAIMWFLLLLLMPVMLSNACPSESFSPANSTRWELLEAVADQIHIEDGLMIRTKESYRYYFWDLYKSVPRSQRLEIVNKMSESLKEVAFRDRRFDMVGLILFGPDKGRSFLRIRHDKRPEPVNVLGYIQCVRTLVCSTSYNDDLFEKHCGPSCFRGLRHTRSRANLCSLATKEAIEEAMILACGMNFIEPEPQQQVPYGYLAFGSGLHVLEVTAIFLSSPSAMVAVASCLALNYVISSIITPMLFKKKELPWENFTDGWTRDQVAKWVSCPGFKEWMIKNYHRIIILPDTSHDE; from the exons ATGTTAATAGCTGCTGCTTCAATGATGACTCGTGGTGCTATTATGTGGTTTCTGCTTCTTCTGCTAATGCCGGTGATGCTTAGTAACGCATGTCCGTCCGAATCGTTTTCTCCTGCAAACAGCACTAGATGGGAACTACTTGAAGCCGTCGCTGACCAGATTCACATCGAGGATGGGCTTATGATAAGAACAAAGGAAAGTTATCGATACTACTTTTGGGATCTT TACAAAAGTGTACCCAGATCACAAAGGCTTGAAATTGTTAACAAGATGAGCGAGAGTTTGAAAGAAGTGGCATTCCGGGATAGGAGGTTTGACATGGTTGGGTTGATTTTATTTGGACCGGACAAGGGTCGGTCATTCCTCCGTATTAGACATGATAAGCGACCTGAACCTGTGAATGTGTTGGGTTACATCCAATGTGTCCGAACTCTAGTATGTTCAACCTCATATAAT GATGACTTATTTGAAAAGCATTGTGGTCCGTCCTGTTTTAGGGGCCTGAGGCACACACGTTCCAGAGCAAACTTGTGCTCTTTGGCAACCAAGGAGGCAATCGAGGAAGCAATGATCCTTGCTTGTGGCATGAACTTCATCGAGCCTG AGCCACAACAGCAAGTGCCATATGGATATCTTGCATTCGGAAGTGGTTTGCATGTTCTTGAAGTCACAGCTATATTTCTG AGCTCTCCGTCGGCTATGGTAGCAGTTGCTTCTTGTTTAGCACTAAATTATGTGATCAGTTCTATCAT AACTCCAATGTTATTTAAGAAGAAAGAGTTGCCATGGGAAAACTTCACAGACGGTTGGACTAGAGATCAAGTTGCCAAGTGGGTATCTTGCCCTGGATTCAAAGAGTGGATGATTAAGAACTACCACAGAATCATAATCCTTCCGGATACTAGTCATGATGAATGA
- the LOC110873423 gene encoding uncharacterized protein LOC110873423 isoform X2 has protein sequence MLIAAASMMTRGAIMWFLLLLLMPVMLSNACPSESFSPANSTRWELLEAVADQIHIEDGLMIRTKESYRYYFWDLYKSVPRSQRLEIVNKMSESLKEVAFRDRRFDMVGLILFGPDKGRSFLRIRHDKRPEPVNVLGYIQCVRTLDDLFEKHCGPSCFRGLRHTRSRANLCSLATKEAIEEAMILACGMNFIEPEPQQQVPYGYLAFGSGLHVLEVTAIFLSSPSAMVAVASCLALNYVISSIITPMLFKKKELPWENFTDGWTRDQVAKWVSCPGFKEWMIKNYHRIIILPDTSHDE, from the exons ATGTTAATAGCTGCTGCTTCAATGATGACTCGTGGTGCTATTATGTGGTTTCTGCTTCTTCTGCTAATGCCGGTGATGCTTAGTAACGCATGTCCGTCCGAATCGTTTTCTCCTGCAAACAGCACTAGATGGGAACTACTTGAAGCCGTCGCTGACCAGATTCACATCGAGGATGGGCTTATGATAAGAACAAAGGAAAGTTATCGATACTACTTTTGGGATCTT TACAAAAGTGTACCCAGATCACAAAGGCTTGAAATTGTTAACAAGATGAGCGAGAGTTTGAAAGAAGTGGCATTCCGGGATAGGAGGTTTGACATGGTTGGGTTGATTTTATTTGGACCGGACAAGGGTCGGTCATTCCTCCGTATTAGACATGATAAGCGACCTGAACCTGTGAATGTGTTGGGTTACATCCAATGTGTCCGAACTCTA GATGACTTATTTGAAAAGCATTGTGGTCCGTCCTGTTTTAGGGGCCTGAGGCACACACGTTCCAGAGCAAACTTGTGCTCTTTGGCAACCAAGGAGGCAATCGAGGAAGCAATGATCCTTGCTTGTGGCATGAACTTCATCGAGCCTG AGCCACAACAGCAAGTGCCATATGGATATCTTGCATTCGGAAGTGGTTTGCATGTTCTTGAAGTCACAGCTATATTTCTG AGCTCTCCGTCGGCTATGGTAGCAGTTGCTTCTTGTTTAGCACTAAATTATGTGATCAGTTCTATCAT AACTCCAATGTTATTTAAGAAGAAAGAGTTGCCATGGGAAAACTTCACAGACGGTTGGACTAGAGATCAAGTTGCCAAGTGGGTATCTTGCCCTGGATTCAAAGAGTGGATGATTAAGAACTACCACAGAATCATAATCCTTCCGGATACTAGTCATGATGAATGA